In the genome of Brienomyrus brachyistius isolate T26 unplaced genomic scaffold, BBRACH_0.4 scaffold53, whole genome shotgun sequence, the window gcttggggggaggggggacagccCACGCTGGGGGGGGCAGCGAGGGTTGGCTCAGCAGGCGCCTATCCCCGCTCCTCATTGGTTAGTGGCCATTAACAAAAGCCAACCAAACATTAGCAAAAGTACGATAGTCTCCCAGGAATTAGACACCATTTCTCCACAAACGACAGAAGAAAATAACAAGGAAAAATATGCATTtcatacatatttcaatatcatGAAATAGAAAAATCAGCtgtgtatttttataaatgCCACTAATTAGTATTTAGCACACTTTACCTCACAAACATGTCAGCTAACAAACACTCACTTTTATTCTCctgcttaaatacacaagacaccAGGCCTGCTGGTCACCTGAGAGGGAGGCCATTACTGTTATCTGGTTATTCAGATGAAACAGTGTAAAGAATAAAGAGCACATTAAACGTGCTAACTGGGCCCGTCAGAGTGTGGATCACTCCCAAATCACAAAGTACTACTGACGATGCAAACTGCAGAGTTTGGGGCCTGCGATCACTGTGAGGAACAGGATGGTACGGAAGCCGTGTGTGATGCTGCCCCACACCCTCCACCATGTAAGCAGCACGCAGAACGGGCGGATCAGTGTGACTCGGAGCCCATTTTAAACATATAATGAGGCTGTTCTTGTAACAGGGTTGCCTTTGTAATCACACTAAGCTATGTTTGGCTGCTATCAGAAAACAACATCTACAGTATATTCAGCATCCTTGCGTGGAATTCAAAGGCCCTGACGGGCAGATTCTGACTTTTATAGGAGGTGATGCTCATTGGAAGCCTTGTCCAGACAGCAGGCGGCACGCGGAGGCCGTGACAGAGCCAGGGTCCGGGCGGCAGGGGCCCAGCCATGGTGACATCAGCGCATATTGACATATACAGTCAAAGGAGGAGAAGAAAGATACAGACTGaagtattatgatattgaaAGTCTTAAAAATATCATAGTACCCACCTCTCGGACTTTCATAACGCATTCATACGACTTATTACACATTTTacctgtatttttattttacagattTAATAGATGCGCTTATCGAATGTGATGCATATTCGTGAGAAAGCACGGTTAGCAAGCTCTATCAAGGACAATATACATCAACTTACACAACAAGTACTTGACTCTTAGTTgtcttcgcagacaacttcctctaagaaaaaagaggaagttgtgggaggcgtaaagacaatttccctacggggatcaataaagtatcgattattataaaCAGCTTTGCAAGTTTCACTGATGGCATTTTTAAGTAATGTTCTGCAACGTACAGCACAACATCGTCCCCAGAGTTCAAGATGTGGGGCCAAAAGAAGGTGACAAATAAAACCTACAAAGTACTGATCAGAAGAGCCAATCAGAGTGAAGCATCGGATTAGCAGGGGCATGGCCCTGGCCCCGGGACCAACTGAGCGCTGTAGCTAGTGACAATGACCCCCATTATCACAGCGGCGCTGCCactgttggccagctgtcagggTCCCGTGACAGAGATACCCAACAGCCACCCCCAGCCAGCTGTCAAGCCTGGTAACAGGGCAGAGGTCAGGAAAGCACAAGTGCCTTGGGCAGGCTCTAATCAACTGCCAATGGGTGAGAGCAAAGGGAGCCAGCGGGAGATAAGGATGCTCAGCAAAGCTACAGGAGAGCAGGGGCTGCCAGCGGGAGATAAGGATGCCCAGCAAAGCTACAGGAGAGCAGGGGCTGCCAGCGGGAGATAAGGATGCCCAGCAAAGCTACAGGACAGCAGAGGGAGCCAGCGGGAGATAAGGATGCCAAGTAAAACTACATGAGAGCAGGGGGTGCGCCAACGGGAGATAAGGATGCCCAgcaaagttaaaggacagcagAGGGAGTCAGCAGGAGATAAGGATGCCAAGTAAAACTACATGAGAGCAGGGGGTGCCAACGGGAGACAAGGAAGTCCAGTAAAGCTAAAGGACAGCAGAGGTAGTCAGCGGGAGATAAGGATGCCAAGTAAAGCTACATGAGAGCAGGGGGTGCCAACGGGAGATAAGGAAGTCCAGTAAAGCTACAGGACAGCAGAGGGAGCCAGCGGGAGATAAGGATGCCCAGCAAAGCTACAGGACAGCAGAGGGAGCCAGCGGGAGATAAGGATGCCAAATAAAGCTACATGAGAGCAGGGGGTGCCAGCGGGAGATAAGGATGCCCAGAGAAGCTACAGGACAGCAGAGGGAGCCAGCGGGAGATAAGGATGCCCAGCAAACCTACAGGAGAGCAGGGGGTGCCAGCGGGAGATAAGGATGCCCGTTGCGTTGTTCAttaaattaccatgcgaatgcaatTTGAATATGCGTAAATGCAGCCATgagaatagcgatcttcaggtgagtaCTATACGGTACTACATGCCcctgatgcaggtaaaacaaagaaaggtgacatggttcacttttttgccgatttaacctaattttaaaaactttaatacttccgacaatggacgtcttgaaaagaagacagattacggatttactCAGCgtcttttcatgtttctacaattagatttcagcgagttataaactgaaatacatgAGAAAGATATGCAGCATCGCCGAGGATGCCGTCGACTCCAGAGGGTGTGATAGACACTGGTATCGTAGGAGCCAATATGCCAACTCCAAGAATAGCGAGATGGGAAGGACCCACGTGGTCGGAATCAGCCGGCAAAGCTACGGTCTTTCTGCGAGCCGCACGCATCTCATGCAATAAAGAGCACATGGCCACGGGAGGGAGATGTCAGCCGAATGAACAGAATTGTGGGAAATGGTGTTTATGTGACACTGAATCAATCTCACTGAAAGGTTTTACATAATAAGTCTGGATTTTTTTTGCCCCTGGTTGCCATCTTTGCATTGTACATCACATTtacaatcatcatcatcatcatcatcatcatcatcatcatcaccgtcACACCATGAAATGGAGATCATGTCAGGTCCTTCAGCATGTCCTGCTACGGGCCAGCATGTACCCTGTCCGCACATGGAAGCAGACCGGGCATGACACACCCCATTCCCCGGCACACATGCACATTTGACATGCGATGCATTACACCACAACGGATATGGGATCAAAGGAAAACCAAAAGTTGCCAGTAACTGTCCGCAGGTGCAAAGGACGGTAATTTCATCAGATCTTCATGCATTTAAATAGACAGGAGCGAACAAGGAAACAGGAAGCTGCTTATACAGGTGGCGTCTGCAAACAAAACTTCCTCTTATGACTGCAAATGGAGAATTATAAACCAGAAAAACAAGGCATTTAGTATTTCCCTATTAAACTTTGTGTCTTTCCAAGCAGGTAACTGAGAAAAGCATGAAAACAGACATGACAGCGCCTCTCTCGGGGTCACTGTGGCTGTAGCAGCTTTTGGGTCATCACTGAGCTCTTGGAAGAAGAGTAAAAAGTCAGTCACTCAGTCTAGGACAACTGCAACTGAGATCTGGGAACATAGCTGTCGAGAGCAAGGTCAGCCAGCACCCTGCCTTTGGTTGCTAGGATACAGTGACCACAGCAGTGTGCACCGTTAAAGCTCGCCAACTGCCACCTTGGGGTGCCAACCACTAACTTACAGTACGGTTCCCTTAGTGAGTGCGGCAAGGAGGCGCCTCATGGGTGGAAGGAGCACGGTGGTCAGAAAGCTACCAATGATGCCGAAAGAGGGCGACCAGAACATCCCGGACTCAACACGCCTCCCGCCATCTGCTCTCTGCTCCTGGAAACGGTTCATCGTTTTGGCTATTTATTTTTGCCACTTCAAACCGACGGCCAAAGTGCAGCCCGAATGCACAGTCCTGACAGAGAGCGGACACAGAGAAACCCACTGCTGGGTGTCTTTGCAGAACACGGCTACAGAGCGACTGCTTTGTACATAAAGCATTGGAAGAAGGTGCAGGCCTCTCTCCTGCTGATTTTGAAGgtggactgacagacagacatgccCCAGGAGCGACTGCTAGGATGCGAACACTCACTACTGAGCGCAGTCGATGAGCTGGTACTCGTTGGATCTCTCGAAACAGGCCTTCACTCCTTCATCATCCCACAGTTTCTTTGCATGTTCGAAGAACTCctgcaaaaataaagaaaagcgGGAAACTACATTAAAAGGACAGACAATCAAAATGACAGCAGGAAGAGGGAGAAAAGGAAGAATCGCAAATGAGTCTGATTGCTGTTATATATATTATGCTTACCACTATAAATGTAGAATGTAGCTCATTTCCCATTAAATAACAGGATTAACAGCAGTGACTTGATATGGGAGCTATAGGACAAAACCATTGTGAAACACAAGGAAAACAAGATCCTACCAATTAAAATATTACACTATGAAATACAAGCATGAAAACACACCTGATCATAACTACCCTGAGCACACATCCACCCCCGTGTGTCCAAAAATCCCATGTATACAGCATGCCTATGGGGGAACACAGTGCACAGAGGAGGCACCCTCCACCAGTAGGGCTTAGTTTTCCAGATTCTGCCCCCCCGGGGGAAGAAATCCAGCTCCTGGGGCAAGGCAGCTGGGCTAATAACCACAACACGAGCAGAAATAAATGGCAGCGGTACTTCACTGTCGGGGCACCAAGGGCAAGGAGGGCACATGGGAAGGTGAGGATGCTGAGAGAGGCGGGCACACTGACTGGTGGGGCACACAGAGTAAGTTGGGCAGGCAGGGGGCATGGAGAACGAGGAGGGCAcacgggaaggagaggatgctgAGAGAGGCGGGCACACGGGAAGGTGAGGATGCTGAGAGAGGCGGGCACATGGGAAGGTGAGGATGCTGACAGAGGCGGGCACACGGGAAGGTGAGGATACTGATAGAGGCGGGCACACGGACTGGTGAGGTGCAGTGAGAGTAagcgggcaggcaggaggcaTGGAGAACGAGGAGGGCACACAGGAAGGTGAGGATGCTGAGAGGGGCGGGCACACGGGAAGGTGAGGATGCTGAGAGGCGCGGGCACACGGACTGGTGAGGTGCACTGAGAGTaagcgggcaggcagggggcaTGGAGAACGAGGAGGGCACACGGGAAGGTGAGGATGCTGAGAGAGGCGGGCACACGGGAAGGTGAGGATGCTGATAGAGGCGGGCACACGGACTGGTGAGGTGCACTGAGAGTaagcgggcaggcagggggcaTGGAGAACGAGGAGGGCACACGGGAAGGTGAGGATGCTGAGAGAGGCGGGCACACGGACTGGTGAGGTACACTGAGAGTaagcgggcaggcagggggcaTGGAGAACGAGGAGGGCACACGGACTGGTGAGGTGCACTGAGAGTaagcgggcaggcagggggcaTGGAGAATGAGGAGGGCACACGGGAAGGTGAGGATGCTGATAGAGGCGGGCACACGGACTGGTGAGGTACACTGAGAGTaagcgggcaggcagggggcaTGGAGAACGAGGAGGGCACACGGGAAGGTGAGGATGCTGACAGAGGCGGGCACACGGGAAGGTGAGGATGCTGATAGAGGCGGGCACACGGACTGGTGAGGTGCACTGAGAGTaagcgggcaggcagggggcaTGGAGAACGAGGAGGGCACACGGGAAGGTGAGGATGCTGAGAGAGGCGGGCACACGGACTGGTGATGTGCACTGAGAGTaagcgggcaggcagggggcaTGGAGAACGAGGAGGGCACACGGGAAGGTGAGGATGCTGACAGAGGCGGGCACACGGGAAGGTGAGGATGCTGATAGAGGCGGGCACACGGACTGGTGAGGTGCACTGAGAGTaagcgggcaggcagggggcaTGGAGAACGAGGAGGGCACACGGGAAGGTGAGGATGCTGATACAGGCGGGCACACGGACTGGTGAGGTGCACTGAGAGTAAGCGGGCAGGCAAGGGGCATGGAGAACGAGGAGGGCACACGGGAAGGTGAGGATGCTGATAGAGGCGGGCACACGGGAAGGTGAGGATGCTGATAGAGGCGGGCACACGGACTGGTGAGGTGCACTGAGAGTaagcgggcaggcagggggcaTGGAGAACGAGGAGGGCACACGGGAAGGTGAGGATGCTGAGAGAGGCGGGCACACGGACTGGTGGGGCGCACTGGGAGTaagcgggcaggcagggggcaTGGAGAACGAGGAAGGCACATGGGATGGTGAGGATGCTGAGAGAGGCGGGCACACGGACTGGTGGGGCTCACTGAGAGTAAGGCGGGtggacaggcaggcacacagggAGGTGGGGATCCGAAGAGCAAGGTGGGCAGGAGGGGGCACGAAGAGCGAAGACGGCACATGGacagatgggggtgggggagcagtGAGAACAGCATAGGCACATGGGGAGGTGGGAGTGCTGCGAGAAAAGGGAGTCCGTGGGGGGGCAGTGAGAGCGTGGAGGGCACATGGGGAGGAAAGTGTATCTGTAGGGGTAAAACTAAGGGTGCTGCATCTTCAATTTCATACAAGGCTGCGTCAATATGCAGCGCTGTGCCTAAGTGCAGGCGGTGCGGGGCGCAgcccaactcccccccccccccccaagtcagaGTACTCAGCCTGTGAATCAGTGTCACACTACAGCATGAAGCATCAACAGGCATCCGCCATCTTATCCCAGACCTGACACCGCCAGACGCACAACTTTCATTTCAATGTGATGTGCTCAGTGTCGGTACATTTCATTAGggccagagagacagacagatacagaggcaGAGGTGTACAGGGCAGGGCACCTTTCAGCCAGCAGATGCGATTATTCCGATCAAATAATGCATCAAAACATGTATTTCTTTACatacaaaataaaacattactCACTGATATAAGAGGACGACATTAAAAAGTACCCTGAATAATTTCAGTTTTGATTTAGTTTAAGTTAAACTTTAGTTAGCTGAAGTGCAGTGGGATAGAAAGATGCTTGATAGGCTTGTGCCTCGGCCAGCTGTGGCAAATGGCCATTTCTTCATGCTTCACAACACAAACCTATCAATACTTCCCTAGTTTATAGGTGACTCCATTCATTTATTTCCACAGAAAATGAGACGACACTCACTGCTGCAAAAGCGGAACCTAAAATGTTAcaagcagccaatcaggaatgaacaatagtggggaaaaaaattacattacgATACTTGAAATATCTgtgataaatattacaaaacttATACAAAAAAAGGGCTGAAAATATACCCAACAAGCTACAGCCAAACAGTGTCTGTCTACACTGGAAATGACAGTCAGTAGCTCATTCTGGTGATGTGCCGAGATGACAGGCACGCTAACTTTCACACTGACAATTGCATCTACATCCACGCGGCACTGTTGTGTGTGCACTGCCAACCTGTAGCACCAACAGCAGCTTATCTGACATACTGTTAGTACAGTATCTGGCTATAGTTTAATTTCATTACCTTTCAATTTATTAATTGAAGTTACTTGCGAAAACTTTGCATATCGCGATGTGACATCGTGCTTCAATTcacttatttaaaattttatatgAACAAATTTTGCAGATCATTTTTATCGACAATCTAAATATACACAGAATATTACCTAAATATACATACCCATATCTTCAACGAGTCTCTGGCTCAGTCTGTTGTACCGGCATGTTTTAAAAAATCCACAATCATCCCGATTCCAAAGAGTAACAAGCCCTCAAGCCTCAATGACTATTGCCCTGAGGTCTTAACATCCCTTATCATGAAGGTGTTCCAGAGACTTAAGAATTTCATCTGTTCTTGCATCCCTAAATTGATCCACTGCAGTTCGCCTACCGCACCAACAGATCCACTGAGGACGCCATCTCTCATGTCCTACATACTACCCTCACTCGTGGATGGAAAGAGGGGGAATTATGTGAGATGCTGTTTATAGACTACAGCTCAGTATTCATTATCATAGTCCCACTCAGACTGTTCACCATGCTGAGGGATCTGGGACTGAGTGACCAGCTGAGCAGATGGATCCTGGATTTTCTTACAGGAAGACCCGAGGTGGTGAGAGTAGGCAACTGTGTGCCCAGCGCAATCACCCTCAACACGGGAGCTCCGCAAGGCTGTGTTTTCAGCCTCAGCTGTTCACCCTCTACACCTATGACTGTGTAGCCACACTCAGCTGAAATTCCTATGTGAAATTTGCTGACGACATGGTAGTGCtcggcctcatctccaacaatgATGAGACGGCCTACTTGAAGGAAGTGGAGAACCTGGAAAGCTGGTGCCAGCAAGGCGAGGCAGCGGCTTGACCATCTGAGGCAGCTGAGGAGGTTTAAGGTCTCTCCTGCTGTCCGTAAGGCCTTCTACTCAGCTGCCGTAGAGAGCATCCTGACCATGAGTATCACCTCGTGGTTTGGGAACTGCTCTGCCCAGGACCGGAAAGCCCTGCAGAGGTGGTTAGAGTAGCTGACATCTACACCATCTACAAGACATCTACACCAGCCACTGCAGGACCAGAGTAACAAAAATAtccaaggaccccccccccccaccccaataatTCTCTGTTTTACCTGCTGAATTCAGGCAAATGCTTCCGCAGCCTTATAACCAGAACTGAAAGGTCAAAGAGGAGCTTCTCCTCCCAGGTCATAAGGCTCCTAAACCAGGACAATACTCAGTGCCTCTAGGTTCTGcttcacactgtccaaatcgCTGGCATACACCTCAGGCctcttgcacattgcacttataTTGCACAGCTAAATACCTCTTACCTATCACTTATGTGTAGATTATGTACAGCTGAACATTTCATATATCTTATCATATTATTTTTTCTCTATATTTTGTCATCATGCACAACTGCTTGGAGTGACCAGGGTTAAATTCCCCTACATGTTGTATATGTACGACTGTGTGACGAATAAACCTCTTGAATCTTACACTTGTTGCTGTGAGTTCGGCCAGTAGATTCAAAGCAGACAAAATCAATGTCATGTGTGTTTTCCTCACTCATTGTATTTAACTTTCTCACAGAGGCACCACAGTGATCAAGGACAAAAACGATTGACTGGCTCACATTGAGTTCATGTGAAGACgatggaaaaaaatataatgGATAAACCGCTATTTTTTCCCCCAGACACAATCTTGAATATTCGACAATGCTGACTCATCCCGAATGCCGTATAATCAAGCGAGCCGTCATTTCATAGATATACAACTGCATGCCCTTCCAGGACCACAGTGCGAGAGTGAAACACACGCACACCCCTCTCTAACAACTGCTTACACCTTCTCACTTTCAAGATAAAATCTCTGTTTACTGCAAACAAACTGAGTAACTGCATAGAGGCTGGATGCGAGACACACTGTGGGTACATGGAACCATTTGGTTTGGATCTATACACTGGCAGTAGCTGTACAGGAGCAGACGCCCTCCGCTTATCCGTTTGTGGGCCACCGACTACTGCCTCATCGCTGTCCGCTATAAAAATACGAAACAAAGCTGCCCGAAGCATTACAAAaggcaatgaaaataaaaacggAAAAATGTTACCTATTACTGGATATTTACTGTTCAGCTGAGCTGAAGTTAAATCTTTTTACTGGTTGAATTAACTTTGAAAAGGGTAACAGAACATGAAACCATGCAGTGGGATTAAGTGCATTTGACAATCTTTCTGTAAATCAATCAGCACTGAAGATCAGGCAAAAGCTCTGAGATCTGCAAAGATTGCCAAGAGGTGTGATGGTCgggtgaagaggagcaggagaagcaggagaagcaggaggaggaCACAGCTGTGGCTGCACAGCACGGGAGCTTCTTTGTGTAACTGGCCTCATGAGTGTTTCCCAGACCGGCTTTTCTCAAATCGGCAGTGGCACTCAGCAAAGCCACAGAGGACAGGAGAGAGGGCTGACCCCGGAACAAGGTAAACAAGAAGAAAACAAGAGCAtcaggggagggagggaggtagGGAGGGCCAGGCATCACACGGGATGCCACAGACACTCCGACCGGCGTcactaaacaaaaacaacactaaCGAGTGTCAATTCTGTTCGATTTACAAACAGGGTTCATCAGCGCCTTCATTAGCGGCAGGCCGAGTCATCAGGGATGGCTTAAGAGAGGCCCCACGTCCCCCGAGCTTTGCTTAATGACGGTGGCGGGGGCCCGCAGGAGGACGCACTTACCCACCCACCCAGCAGCTCTGCTGGTGCATCTCTTAATGTTGCATTCGTCTCAGTTAATAAGCCACAAGTGTCATTTCGGTGTTGAGGGGTGCTAGGAGCTGGCCCTGCCCCAGGAGGAGGACCCGCTCCTCACAGGCAGGTCAGGCTCCCTGGCCTGCAATCCTTACACACTCTTGCATAAGCTTAGTGGAATATGAGCCACGCCCCCATCCACGGCATGCCATGCTGTGCCCAGGCAGACCCTCCATCCACACTGGTCATACCCCCGTCAGTGGCCATAGGCCGAGATCCCGCTTTATACAGCCACACAGGGCCACACCGTGTCCAGACGAAGCCTCCACCCACACAGGTCAT includes:
- the LOC125723953 gene encoding DBF4-type zinc finger-containing protein 2 homolog; its protein translation is MPPACPLTLSAHHQSVCPPLSASSPSRVPSSFSMPPACPLTLSAPHQSVCPPLSASSPSRVPASVSILTFPCALLVLHAPCLPAYSQCTSPVRVPSSFSMPPACPLTLSVPHQSVCPPLSASSPSRVPSSFSMPPACPLTLSAPHQSVCPPLSASSPSRVPASLSILTFPCALLVLHAPCLPAYSQCTSPVRVPAPLSILTFPILSFPCALLVLHAPCLPNLLCVPHQSVCPPLSASSPSHVPSLPLVPRQ